The genome window CAGCAGGTTGAATTTCTGGTCGGTGCCACCCAACTCCAGGTCAGCCTGCAAAGCGACCGAATCATAGCCCTGCATCAAAGGGTAAAGGAACTCATGCACGGCAATCGGGGTCCCACTCTTGTAGCGCTTGGTGAAGTCGTCGCGCTCCATCATGCGGGCCACGGTGTAGCGCGAGGCGAGCTGGATCATGCCGCGCGCGCCCAGCGGGTCGCACCATTCGGAGTTGTAGCGGATCTCGGTGCGCGCCGCGTCCAGCACCAGCGATGCCTGGCGGAAGTAAGTCATGGCATTCGCCTCGACCTGCTCGCGGGTCAGCGGCGGGCGGGTGGCGTTGCGGCCCGAGGGGTCGCCGATCATCGAGGTGAAGTCGCCGATCAGGAAAATCACCTGGTGGCCCAGGTCCTGGAGCTGGCGCAGCTTGTTCAGCACCACGGTGTGGCCGAGGTGCAGGTCGGGGGCGGTCGGGTCCAGGCCGAGCTTGATGCGCAGCGGCTTGCCGCTCTGTTCGGCGCGCGCCAGCTTCTGCGCGAACTCGCTCTCGATCAGCAGTTCGTCGACGCCGCGCTTGGTAATGGCCAATGCCTCGAGCACCTTGTCGGTCAGCGGCAGCGGTGAGGAAGGGGCGCCGTTTCCGGACGTGGTGGGGGAAGTTGTCATTCTTGTAGGAAAAGCTCTAAAACGGTTGTAGGACC of Massilia sp. KIM contains these proteins:
- the tyrS gene encoding tyrosine--tRNA ligase, producing the protein MTTSPTTSGNGAPSSPLPLTDKVLEALAITKRGVDELLIESEFAQKLARAEQSGKPLRIKLGLDPTAPDLHLGHTVVLNKLRQLQDLGHQVIFLIGDFTSMIGDPSGRNATRPPLTREQVEANAMTYFRQASLVLDAARTEIRYNSEWCDPLGARGMIQLASRYTVARMMERDDFTKRYKSGTPIAVHEFLYPLMQGYDSVALQADLELGGTDQKFNLLVGRELQKDYGQEPQCILTMPLLEGLDGVEKMSKSKNNYIGITEPANTMFGKLMSISDEMMWKYYDLLSFRSIEDITKLKAEIAAGANPRDAKVALGKEIVTRFHSAQAAEDALADFVNRSRGGIPDEVPEVALSGAPVGLAQLLKQAGLCASTSEAMRMVDQGGVRVDGAVVSDKGLQMQAGSFVLQVGKRKFARVTLSA